One part of the Streptomyces sp. NBC_00286 genome encodes these proteins:
- a CDS encoding ATP-binding protein — protein MSLPLTRRIARTALLVAAGAAAGVGAAGSASAAPQLPAAPDLGGVSSLDNAGTTVDGATQSATDLAGDAGNQAVPGADKTTGKAVKTTGKAVKQADGLTKGGLPGAKTLPLG, from the coding sequence ATGTCCCTCCCCCTGACCCGCCGGATCGCCCGTACCGCGCTGCTCGTCGCAGCGGGAGCGGCTGCCGGGGTCGGTGCGGCCGGCTCCGCCAGCGCGGCGCCCCAACTGCCCGCCGCCCCCGACCTCGGCGGGGTGTCCTCGCTGGACAACGCGGGCACCACCGTCGACGGTGCCACGCAGTCCGCCACCGACCTCGCGGGCGACGCCGGCAACCAGGCCGTGCCGGGCGCGGACAAGACGACCGGCAAGGCCGTCAAGACCACGGGCAAGGCCGTCAAGCAGGCCGACGGCCTCACCAAGGGCGGCCTCCCCGGCGCGAAGACGCTGCCGCTCGGCTGA